The Buchnera aphidicola (Cinara pseudotaxifoliae) genomic interval TGTTTTTTAATAAAAAAAAAAAATCATCCTGATTTTTATAATGTTAATCATATTTCTCAGTATAAAAATATTGGAATTAATATAATTCGAGATATAATTAAAAATTTATATCAAACATCACAACATGGTGGATGTAAAATAGTCTATTTTTCAAATATTAATTCTTGTACTCTAGAAGCTAAAAACGCTTTGTTAAAAACTTTAGAAGAACCTCCCAAAAATACTATATTTTTTTTACATACAAGAAACATTACACAAGTTATTAATACTATAAAAAGTAGATCAACTATATATTATATAAACGCACCACTAGAAAATAGTGCTATTTCATGGTTAAAAAAAAAAAATAAAAAATTTAATTTTATACAATTATTAACAGCATTGCGAATAAATAATAATACTCCTATATCTACTCAAAAATTTTTAACAAGTAACGCCTTTAAACAAAGAAACATGTTGATGCATGCAATACATAAATATATTGATAAAAAAAACGATAATGATTTATGGAACGTAGTATTAAACTATGATGAAAAAATTATTACAACTTTAATTTGTTATCTATTATTAGATACTATAAAATATAACACGTGTCATAAAAATACAATTAAAAATTTAGATCAATTTAAATTAATCAAAAAAATTGCAGATATAAATAACTTTAATGTACTAAAAAATAATTTAATATCTTGGATTAACTTCCAACAAATATTATCTACTTCCCATAAACTAGATAAAAAATTAATATTAATAGAACAAATTTTGTCATGGATGAAAATATTACATAAATAAAATTTTAATTAAAAAAATATAGGAATTTTTAAAATGTTTTTAATAGATACTCATTGTCATATTAATCGTATAGATAATACCAATAAACCTAACAAATTAAATTATATCCTAAAAAAAGCATACAAAAATAATATAAAATTATTTTTATCTGTATCTACTTCCATTGCAGATTTTTATAATTTATATAAATATACGTACACTTACAAAAATATTTTATTAGCATGCGGTTTACATCCTAATGATCAACATACGAATAATGATTTAAAAAAAATGCAGTCACTGTCCAAAAAAAAAAAGTTATTGCAATTGGAGAAACAGGATTAGATTTTTATCGATCTATAGAAAATAAAAATCAGCAAATTGAATTATTCAAATATCATTTATATATATCTAATAAAACTAAAAAACCTCTAATTATTCATAATAGATGCGCCGATCATGAAATATTTCAATCATTAAATTCAAATAAAAATCAATCATATTCTGGAATAATACATTCTTTTACAGGAACAATAGATACAGCAAGAAAATTTTTAGATGCCGGATTCTATATATCATTTTCCGGAATTATTACATTTAAAAAATCCAATGATTTAAGAAAAGTATTACAATTTATACCTTTAGATAGATTATGCATAGAAACAGATGCACCGTATTTATCTCCGGAGCCCCACAGAGGAGTAACTAATCAGCCATCCTTTTTATATTATATCGCAAAAACTATTCAAAAATATTTAAAAATTGATTTTACAAAATTTACTAATACTTTAAACAATAATTTTTTTAAATTGTTTAATATTAAAAAAAAATATATAACTAAAATTATTGATTTAATATAAAAAAAACTATAAAAAATATTATATAAAATCAACATTATTAAAGTTATTAATTACATTGACAATATTAATTTAAAAAATGATTAAATAAAAATATTTAATGTTAACTACGTATGTGCTTTATAGCGCTATATGTATTAAATCTTTTTACAAAAAGTCAGTCAAAATGTTTATTAATAAACAAAAACCTTAATTTTTATAAATATATTTATATATTTTATCTATACAATAAATATTAAATAATTACAAAACATTCAATTAAATTAAATATTTTATTTTTTATAAA includes:
- a CDS encoding DNA polymerase III subunit delta' C-terminal domain-containing protein; this translates as MNKYPWLIAQYLNFVKKYHKNSLHPINLIQAPTGIGISKLIFNVSKWILCLHKNKFINCKKCTSCFLIKKKNHPDFYNVNHISQYKNIGINIIRDIIKNLYQTSQHGGCKIVYFSNINSCTLEAKNALLKTLEEPPKNTIFFLHTRNITQVINTIKSRSTIYYINAPLENSAISWLKKKNKKFNFIQLLTALRINNNTPISTQKFLTSNAFKQRNMLMHAIHKYIDKKNDNDLWNVVLNYDEKIITTLICYLLLDTIKYNTCHKNTIKNLDQFKLIKKIADINNFNVLKNNLISWINFQQILSTSHKLDKKLILIEQILSWMKILHK